From the genome of Mugil cephalus isolate CIBA_MC_2020 chromosome 2, CIBA_Mcephalus_1.1, whole genome shotgun sequence, one region includes:
- the LOC125002375 gene encoding histone H2A-like, translating to MSGRGKTGGKARAKAKTRSSRAGLQFPVGRVHRLLRKGNYAERVGAGAPVYLAAVLEYLTAEILELAGNAARDNKKTRIIPRHLQLAVRNDEELNKLLGGVTIAQGGVLPNIQAVLLPKKTEKPAKK from the coding sequence ATGAGTGGCCGCGGAAAAACCGGAGGAAAAGCCAGAGCTAAGGCCAAGACCCGCTCTTCCCGTGCAGGACTCCAGTTCCCTGTGGGCCGTGTTCACAGGCTGCTGCGTAAAGGCAACTATGCGGAGCGTGTTGGTGCCGGCGCCCCCGTCTACCTGGCGGCTGTGCTGGAGTACCTGACCGCTGAGATCCTGGAGTTGGCTGGAAACGCTGCCCGCGACAACAAGAAGACCCGTATCATCCCCCGTCACCTGCAGCTGGCTGTCCGCAACGACGAGGAGCTCAACAAGCTGCTTGGAGGAGTCACCATCGCTCAGGGCGGCGTGCTGCCCAACATCCAGGCCGTTCTTCTGCCCAAGAAGACCGAGAAGCCCGCCAAGAAGTAA